From the Gammaproteobacteria bacterium genome, the window GCCACGCGCCCTTGCCCACTGGCGGTTTGATACGCGCCTCGATGCGGCCGTAGCGAAATTCGAAATTATCCAGGGTATTGATACGCCCGGAAGTAATGGTGTCATTTCGCTTACCACATGGCGGTGTGTCACAGCGCGCTTCCAGTACCAGGTTGCCGCCTTCCACCCGGACGTTATCGGTAGCGTTGGTATACAGCTGCCATTCGTCGTTGCCCCAGCCGCTGTTGTTTTCGCCGTAGCCGGTTTCGATGTTCCACTTGCTGGCGTCGACCTCGCCATCGACGTCGAAGTTGTCTTCAAACACCAGGATGAACTCGTCATCGTTGCTGTCCAGCTCAAGCTGCAGCGGTGTGGCACGTATTTGCTGCTTGCCCTCACCCTCGCTGAAACAACCCGCAAGGAGCAGCAGTGTGGAAATAGCGACGGCGAGGCGCGTGATGCGCCCGTAAGGCTCTGAGTGCATAGCTGAATCTCTGGCTTTGTTTTTTCGGTTCCGGGCCGTCCAGACTACTGCAAGTGCCAGTCCACGGACCAACAGACCCCCAACCCGGACTTGTTTAACAAGAATTGACAGCGCTGTCAATTTGAAGGACGATCATCCGTCGATTTCCCCGCGGGGGTTGGGGAAATAAGCGGCCGGGATGGGGACCAGTCAAATGAGTAAAACGACCCACTACGAAACGGCGCCGCAGGATCGGATCCCGTTCCTGCAGAAGGTCGCCTACGGCGTCGGCGCCCTGGTCAACAACCTGCTTGCCTCGTCAGGCAACCTTATTGTCCCGGTGCTCAATCTCGGCTTCGGCATGAACCCGGCCCTGGCCGGGCTGGTCGCTTCGCTGCCGCGGCTGACCGACGCGATCACCGACCCGCTGATGGGCTACATCTCCGACAATACGCGCTCGCGCTGGGGCCGACGCCGCCCGTATATTTTTGTCGGCGCTATCGCGGCCGGCCTGTTATTGATGCTGCTGTGGCAGCTGCCGGACGGAAAGACCGAGGCGTATTTATTCTGGTACTTCCTGATCGTCTCCCTGATTTTCTTTCTTGCCTACACGATGTTCGCAACACCGTGGGTTGCGCTCGGCTACGAACTGACCCCCGACTACCACGAACGCACCCGGCTCATGGGCGTACAGAACTGGATTGGCCAGCCGGTCTGGATGATCGCGGGTTACTACGTCTATTTCACCCAGAACTGGTTCGACGACATGCGTACCGGCGCGGCCTCGCTGGCGATCATCATGGGCATTATCGTCATTGCGCTCGGCATCCTGCCGGCAATCCTGCTACGCGAGCGGTTCAAGGATGTCGCGATAAGCGAGGCAGCCAGACAGGCCAAAGACGGCATCGTCGGCGCGATGCTCGACTTCCTGCACGGGTTTGCTACAACGATAAAATTCAAACCCTTTCTGAAACTCTGCCTGGCGACATTCCTGATCTTTAACGGTTTCCAGCTGATTGCCTCGTATCAGATTTACGTGATCACCTATTTTGTCTTTGACGGCGACATCGACCCGGGTTCGAAGTGGACCGGTCACGCCGGCCTCATCGGCGCCGTGTCGACGCTGCTGATCATTCCGCTGATTACCTGGGTTGCAACAAAAATCGGCAAGCGCCGCGCCCTTATTGCCGCGATAGGCATATCGATGATTGGTTATGCATCGAAATGGTTTCTTTATGATCCGGCCACGCCGTGGACTATATTGGTCCCCGCCCCGCTGCAGGCGTTTGGTCTTGGCTCCCTTTTCACGATAATGCCGTCGATGATCGCCGACGTCGTGGATATGGACGAACTCAATACCCATCAGCGCCGCGAGGGCATGTATGGCTCAATATTCTGGTGGGTAGTCAAACTCGGACTGGCGGTGGCGCTGCTGCTGAGCGGTTTTATGCTCAACTGGACCGGCTTTGATGTCGAACAGGCCACCCAGACCGCAGAAACGATTACGATGATGCGGGCATTCGATGCCTTCGTTCCAGTCGTCACCTCGCTGATCGCGATCTGGGCAATCGTCAGCTTCCCGATCACCGAGGAGCGCGCTTACGAAGTTCGACAGGAACTGGAACGACGTCGTGGCACGGTTGGCGACCCGGCTGCCGATTAACCCGGCCGGACATATCTAAAGGTGAAACTGGTAAACAACAATGTCACGTAAACATGGAGAAACCATTTACGGGGGGCGCAAGCTCGCACTGACCGGCATCGACTGGGATGCCGTGGACAGCGACCTCAGCCTTCTGTTCCGCCAGGTGCTCGAAAGCCGCATACACGGGCTTTCTTTCAGCCCATACATTACGGGCCAGGGTCCTGGAACACACATCAGTGAACAGCAGATTCGCGACCGGCTGAGTATTATCCAGCCGTACACACGCTGGATCCGCACGTTTTCCTGCACCGACGGCCACGAGGCCATACCGCGTATCGCCGGTGAAAACGGCCTGAAAACGCTGGTTGGTGTCTGGCTCGACGCCGATCGCGACAAGAACGAAGAAGAAATCACCAACGCCATCGAAATTGCCAGGGCGGGTCATGCCGATATTGTCGGCGTCGGCAACGAGGTGTTGCTGCGTGAAGACCTGACAGAAGATGAGTTGATTGACTACCTGCAGCGAGTAAAGCATGCCGCGGCCGGCGTGCCGGTGGGCTACGTTGACGCCTATTTCAAGTTTGTCGATCACCCGCGGGTTACGGCGGCCTGCGATGTCATCCTCGCCAACTGTTATCCGTTCTGGGAAGGCTGCGCCGCGGAGTATTCTCTGCTGTACATGAAAGACATGTACCAGCGCGCGGTACAGGCCGCCAATGGCAAAACCGTCATCATCAGCGAAACAGGCTGGCCGGACGTAGGCTCGCCAACCGGCGCGGCCGTGCCCGGACGTGAAACTGCAATCCGCTACTTCCTCAACACCTACCGCTGGGCTGATGAAGAAGGCATTGAAGTCTTCTACTTTTCTTCCTTCGACGAAGACTGGAAGGTAGAGGACGAAGGCGACGTGGGCGCCTA encodes:
- a CDS encoding MFS transporter, which translates into the protein MSKTTHYETAPQDRIPFLQKVAYGVGALVNNLLASSGNLIVPVLNLGFGMNPALAGLVASLPRLTDAITDPLMGYISDNTRSRWGRRRPYIFVGAIAAGLLLMLLWQLPDGKTEAYLFWYFLIVSLIFFLAYTMFATPWVALGYELTPDYHERTRLMGVQNWIGQPVWMIAGYYVYFTQNWFDDMRTGAASLAIIMGIIVIALGILPAILLRERFKDVAISEAARQAKDGIVGAMLDFLHGFATTIKFKPFLKLCLATFLIFNGFQLIASYQIYVITYFVFDGDIDPGSKWTGHAGLIGAVSTLLIIPLITWVATKIGKRRALIAAIGISMIGYASKWFLYDPATPWTILVPAPLQAFGLGSLFTIMPSMIADVVDMDELNTHQRREGMYGSIFWWVVKLGLAVALLLSGFMLNWTGFDVEQATQTAETITMMRAFDAFVPVVTSLIAIWAIVSFPITEERAYEVRQELERRRGTVGDPAAD
- a CDS encoding glycosyl hydrolase; translated protein: MSRKHGETIYGGRKLALTGIDWDAVDSDLSLLFRQVLESRIHGLSFSPYITGQGPGTHISEQQIRDRLSIIQPYTRWIRTFSCTDGHEAIPRIAGENGLKTLVGVWLDADRDKNEEEITNAIEIARAGHADIVGVGNEVLLREDLTEDELIDYLQRVKHAAAGVPVGYVDAYFKFVDHPRVTAACDVILANCYPFWEGCAAEYSLLYMKDMYQRAVQAANGKTVIISETGWPDVGSPTGAAVPGRETAIRYFLNTYRWADEEGIEVFYFSSFDEDWKVEDEGDVGAYWGLWDKDGNLKYG